The following are encoded together in the Bactrocera neohumeralis isolate Rockhampton chromosome 6, APGP_CSIRO_Bneo_wtdbg2-racon-allhic-juicebox.fasta_v2, whole genome shotgun sequence genome:
- the LOC126761188 gene encoding H/ACA ribonucleoprotein complex subunit 2-like protein yields MVKVKSEPIDQDASVVSVANVSVKEEDSYDDKLKYVNSISQPMASRKMAKKCYKLIKKAMKHKTFLRNGLKDVQTRLRKGETGICIFAGDVTPIDIMCHLPAVCEEKGIPYAYTPSRADLGAAMGVKRGTVALLVREHQDYKDLYDELKEDFSGLNVPV; encoded by the exons atggtaaaagtCAAGAGTGAACCGATTGATCAGGATGCCTCTGTGGTTTCCGTAGCAAATGTGTCAGTTAAAGAGGAGGATAGTTATGACGATAAACTGAAATATGTGAACAGTATTTCACAGCCAATGGCCTCACGTAAAATGGCCAAAAAGTGCTATAAACTCATTAAAAAGGCGATGAAACATAAAACCTTCCTACGTAATGGCCTAAAAGATGTACAAACACGTTTGCGTAAAGGTGAAACCGG CATCTGCATTTTTGCTGGCGACGTAACACCCATTGATATTATGTGCCATTTGCCCGCCGTCTGCGAAGAGAAGGGCATTCCTTACGCTTATACACCCAGTCGCGCCGATTTAGGTGCTGCTATGGGTGTAAAACGTGGCACAGTGGCGTTGTTGGTGCGCGAACATCAAGACTACAAAGATTTGTACGACGAGCTGAAGGAGGACTTCTCTGGCTTAAATGTACCTGTTTGA